The genomic region CGACGGGCGGGCAGACCTACCTCGAGAACTTCTCGTTCACGGCCTCGCACGGCTACATGATCCGTGACGGGAAGCTGGCCGAGCTGGTGAAGGACGTCACGCTGGCGGGGAACCTCTTCCAGTCGCTCCAGGCCATCGACCGGGTCGCCGGCGACTTCCAGTGGAACCAGATGGGCGGCGGGTGCGGCAAGGGCGGGCAGATGCCTCTGCCGGTGACCGAAGGCGCGCCGCATGTCAGGTTCAGGGAGCTGCTGGTGGGGGGGGAGATGGCCGCCTAGGCGCCTGACTTCTATCTAGCTCGGCAGGTCGGCGAACAGTTCGGCGAGGGGGATAGAGAGCTCAGCAGCCGGCTCGCTCACGCGCCACCGCAGGACGTCCGTCACTACCTCCGGCCGCTCGTCCCCCGGCCGCCACACCTCGACCACCGCGGCCTCCGCATCAACGATCCAATACGCACCCACGTGCTGCGCCTGATAGAGGCGCCGCTTGAGCACCCGGTCGGACCGTGCCGATGAGGGCGACAGGATCTCGACCGCGAGGAGAAGCGTTCTGAATGTCAACCAATCGTTCGTCACTTCAGCCTTCGGCACCACGAACAG from Gemmatimonadales bacterium harbors:
- a CDS encoding Uma2 family endonuclease; the encoded protein is PRHQLVQMRLIGALLPYVERTREDLQLLASPADISWDEDTLVQPDLFVVPKAEVTNDWLTFRTLLLAVEILSPSSARSDRVLKRRLYQAQHVGAYWIVDAEAAVVEVWRPGDERPEVVTDVLRWRVSEPAAELSIPLAELFADLPS